Proteins co-encoded in one Setaria viridis chromosome 9, Setaria_viridis_v4.0, whole genome shotgun sequence genomic window:
- the LOC117838681 gene encoding uncharacterized protein, whose translation MEVFYYVVFGALAAVVAGLELGKSGKDRVATTSAFNSFKNNYVLVYSLMMSGDWLQGPYVYYLYRQYGFDKGDIGRLFIAGFGSSMLFGTIVGSLADKQGRKRACITYCISYILSCITKHSPEYKILMIGRILGGIATSLLFSAFESWLVAEHNKRGFDPQWLSITFSKAIFLGNGLIAIVSGLFANLLAENLGFGPVAPFDAAACFLAIGMAIIMSSWSENYGDPSESKDLMAQFKVAAKAIASDEKIALLGAIQSLFEGSMYTFVFLWTPALSPNEEDIPHGFIFATFMLSSMLGSSIASRLLARKLKVEGYMQIVFAISAVTLVLPVVTNFLVPPSSVKGGSISFGGSLQLLGFCTFEACVGIFWPSIMKMRSQYIPEEARSTIMNFFRIPLNLFVCVVLYNVNAFPITVMFGMCSIFLFMASILQRRLMVVSDLHKSSTKAQEMIGEDEPLNP comes from the exons atggaggtCTTCTACTACGTCGTGttcggcgcgctcgccgccgtcgtggcgGGGCTCGAGCTCGGCAAGAGCGGCAAGGACCGcgtcgccaccacctccgccttCAACTCCTTCAAGAACAACTACGTCCTCGTCTACTCCCTCATGATGT CCGGGGATTGGCTGCAGGGCCCCTACGTCTACTACCTCTACAGACAGTACGGCTTCGACAAGGGCGACATCGGCCGCCTCTTCATCGCCGGCTTCGGATCCTCCATGCTCTTCGGCACCATCGTCGGCTCCCTCGCCGACAAGCA GGGCCGCAAGAGGGCCTGCATCACCTACTGCATCAGCTACATCCTCAGCTGCATCACCAAGCACTCGCCCGAGTACAAGATCCTCATGATCGGCCGCATTCTCGGGGGCATCGCCACCTCGCTCCTCTTCTCCGCCTTCGAGTCATGGCTCGTCGCCGAGCACAACAAG AGAGGCTTTGACCCGCAATGGTTGTCCATTACATTCTCCAAGGCTAtctttcttgggaatggcttAATTGCCATTGTATCTGGGCTATTTGCGAACCTTCTTGCTGAAAACTTGGGTTTCGGTCCTGTGGCTCCTTTTGATGCGGCTGCATGCTTCCTGGCAATTGGCATGGCTATCATAATGTCATCATGGAGTGAAAACTATGGCGATCCATCCGAAAGCAAGGACCTCATGGCCCAGTTCAAGGTTGCAGCTAAGGCAATTGCTTCAG ATGAAAAGATTGCATTGCTGGGAGCCATACAGTCATTGTTTGAGGGCTCAATGTACACTTTTGTCTTCCTATGGACTCCAGCTTTGAGCCCAAATGAGGAGGATATTCCTCATGGTTTTATCTTTGCTACATTCATGCTGTCATCAATGTTGGGTAGCTCAATTGCGTCACGCCTGCTAGCCCGGAAGCTCAAGGTTGAGGGTTATATGCAGATTGTGTTCGCAATATCAGCCGTCACCCTTGTCCTCCCTGTTGTCACCAAT TTTTTAGTGCCGCCATCTTCTGTGAAAGGAGGTAGCATTTCATTTGGAGGCTCCCTTCAGCTTCTCGGTTTCTGCACCTTCGAGGCATGTGTTGGCATATTCTGGCCATCAATCATGAAGATGAGATCGCAGTACATTCctgaggaggcaagaagcacgATCATGAATTTCTTCCGCATTCCACTCAACCTGTTTGTTTGCGTGGTGCTTTACAAT GTGAATGCGTTCCCTATCACTGTCATGTTTGGAATGTGTTCTATCTTCCTCTTCATGGCATCGATCTTGCAGAGACGGCTGATGGTTGTTTCTGACCTACACAAATCATCAACAA AAGCACAAGAAATGATCGGGGAAGATGAGCCACTAAATCCTTAA